One Serratia liquefaciens genomic window, GATGCCTTAGGAATACTCACCTGCTGCAGTTTCTATCAACTCTTACGGACGTTACAGTCAGTCAACGTCCGCACTTCGTGCATTGTAGACGTCATGTTCTTCGGACCTGTCCGCTTTGTGCTAAAAGCCGACCCTTGGTTTATATTATTCAATATCGCCTTATGCCAGCAATCATATTGCATTTTTAGCGACCATCACGCCATCATATTATTGACGGCATGACTACCAATGTCATGCCGTCAACTTGGTCTCATCGAACGATGTTTCTGAGACGTAGCTCCTGAATAAAAAGAATAATAGCAACAATCATGACAATTGCAAAAAAAACAATGCCAGAGACATCGTAATTAAAAATAGTTTTAAGATTATCATTGTTATATAAAAGATTGTGCCGATATGAATACGTTGTGTAAATATTACTGAAGATCTCGAAAAATGATCCAATTATTAAAAAAAACCATAATAAGAGGCAGTTTGCAGTGATTTTATTACTTTTGCGTCTTTTGGTGAATATGAGTAAACCAATAATAGCGGGGATTATAAATGAAACTAAATCGGTAAAAGTGAATGCTAATAGATTTTTCATTGATAAAAGTCCTTTTTTATTCAATTTAGGTGGGCAGTCTTTGTGCCATCACTGAATGTTTAGTCTGAATTCTGACGGTATTCTATGATCTGTTTGATAATCATTATAATTCAATTTACACTCTGTGTCCTTCTTTTTATGAGCGGATTTTATCTTGTCGTTTGAACCAAAATTAGCGAACTGCACGCACAATGATGTCCGCTTTCACTATAGCGGCCATTCTTTAGTAGAACCCAGAGATGTTTATTAAGGATAATGAAAACAGAAGATAAAATAATGGGGCGGCGGTTAACCCTTCCCGCCGATCCCACTATTTTCTAATGAATATAAAAATTATTTCTTAACCATAAGATGACTGCGTTCTTCTTTACTCATCGCCTTGTTTGAGCTGGAAATAACGCAGTTATATTCTTTACCTTCATTAATAATCATAAAGGTGCTGACGGGGTTTTTAAAATCTTTGCCGATGGTGAAGTAAACATAATCCTTAGGCAACACATTGGGCTTGAAGGCGCCAAATGCATAAACCCCTTCCAGGCCGAGTGCTGATAAATCAACCGTAAGCTCCAGCGGCTGCGTGGCCATCGGTGATGGCAGCATGGATTTAGCCGACATCATCATCGAACTGGTATTGACGGTGTATTCGCTGGTGACTTTCATCCCGACATACTTGGAGGTTGGCATCGAAAGTTCTTTCATACAGGCGGCATCGTGTTGGGGCGCGGGGCTGCCGTTTTGTTGCACTGCGTGTACGTGTTCCAATGTCACCTGCACTTTGCCAGTCACCGGTTGTTTAGTGTCTGCTGCGTGAGCCATGCCGACCATCGTGATGGCAGCAATTGTAGGTAAAATAACGCCAGTCATTATTTTCATTACTATTCTCCTGACTTTTAAGTTTGGAAAAGTCGCATTAACTTTTCCGTGTGTGTAGCCGATGGAATTTAATTAATGAAATCATGGGTAGCACTATGCGGCCCTGTGCCGTCATCGGGCATGGCATAGTGGACTTTAAAACAACTGGCGTTTTTAAGAGCAATGCAATGAATGGATAAGGGTTTTTGCTTTCGGAACTCTGTCAGCCCATGGGCTTATATTTTGTATGAATAACCTTAGTCAAGATCCGGGATGGATACAACTCGCCGTATATAAATTTTTTTAACCGTTTGGCACCTGGAAATTAATAAGCCAATGGACTATTTCCATTGGCTTATATTTATATGCTTATTATTACACTTTTGGGGATATCTCTTAGGGCTAACGTTTATTCAACCAAGGCAGCATACGCACCAGCGCATTGTCCTTAACAATATAGTGATGGAACAGCGCGGCGGCGGCATGCAGCCCGATCAGCCAATAGCCGAAAGCTGCCAGCGTCTTGTGCCAGCCGATAATCGTTCGCGCCTGCGGCCGGTCGGCAATCTCGGCGAACGGCATTGGCAAACCGAATAAAAACCACTCTTTCCCCCCCAGATAGCGGGAATAGACGCCCAGAATCGGTAACGTCAGCAGCAGCAGGTAAATCAGGCTGTGCACCAGATGCGCCGCGCCGGTTTGCCATTTTGCCGGTTTCGGCTCGATAGCGGGGCTGGTGTGGCGCCAGCGCAGAAACAAGCGGGCGATCATCAGAACAAATACCGTCACTCCGCAACTGAAATGGGTCACCACCAGCACGTACCACACCGGGGTGCCCGGTACGGCAAGCCCTCTCAGCTCAATCGTCGTGCAGGTCACGACCAGCAGGATCGCCACCAGCCAGTGCAGACGGATCTGCATCGGCATATAAGAGTTCTGCACCGGGTTACCTTTTGATGTTAAATCACAGTGTTGATGAGAGTAACCAAATGTTACAGGAGAGGAAAGCACCGGATGAGAATTTCATCCGACGGATTGCCGGTGTGGCACCCAACGCGGGTGCCACACTTTCACTCAGTTGATCTTGGCCTTGGCAAAGTCACTGCCGTTAACGTCAACGACATAGCCGCTGACGTTGCTGCGGGTGGCGTAGAACACCTTGCCGTTAGCCAGCGGCAGCAGCGGAGCCTGCTGGGCAAAAATCACCTGCGCCTGCTGATAAAGCTTGGCGCGTTCGGCCGGGACGCTAACCTGAATCGCCTGCTGGATCAGTTTGTCGTAGCTGCTGTCGCACCAGCGGGCCGCGTTGGCACCGGTTTGCACACCGGCGCAGTTGAGCAGGGTAGCGAAGTTGTCCGGGTCGCCGTTATCCGACATCCAGCCATACAGCGCGCTCTGCTGTTCCCCTTTGCGCAGCCCGGCCAGGTACTGGCCCCACTCCCAGGTGACGATTTTGGCTTTCACGCCCACTTTCGCCCAGTCGTTTTGGATCATTTGGGCGATGCGGCGAGAATTCGGGTTGTAAGGGCGGGCTACCGGCATCGACCAGATGTCGGTCTCAAACCCTTTCTCCAGCCCGGCCTGCTTGAGCAGTTCACGCGCTTTTTCCGGGTTGTAAGCGTATTCAGGCAGTTTGTCGTTATAGCCCAGCATGCCCGGCGGCAGTATCGAATAGGCCGGCGTGCCGCTGTCTTTGAATACCGCCGCAACGATGGCCTTTTTGTCCACCGCATAGCTCAGCGCCTGGCGTACCAACACGTTGTCGAACGGCTTCTTCTGGGTATTGAACGCCAGATAGCCGACGTTCAGGCCGTCGATATTGTGCAGCTGCAGGTTTTTATCGCTCTTGATGGCGTCAAACTGCTCCGCCAGCGGGGCAGGGATGATCTGACACTCGTTGGTTTTCAGCTTGGCCAGCCGGGTTTCCGGGTTTGGCGTAATGGAGAAAATCAGGTGTTTGCTGGCCACTTCGCCCTGCCAGTAATGCGGGTTGGCGATGTAGCGGATCAGCGAGTCCTGCTTGTACTGCTGCAGCGCAAACGGACCGGTGCCGATCGGCCAGTTATCGACATATTCCGGGGTGCCTTTTTTCAGCATGGCATCGGCATATTCGGCGGAAAGGATCGAGGCGAAGTCCATCGTCCAGTCGGCGAGGAAAGCGGCGTTAGGCTGGCTCAACGTAAAGCGCACGTGGTCGTTATCCACCGCCTCCACTTTGGTGATCAGCTTGTCCAGCCCGGTGTCGGTGAAGTACTCGTAGTTGCCGCCGGACACCTTGTGATACGGATGGTTGGGGTCCTTTTGACGCATCACGGTGAACACCACGTCCTCGGCGTTGAAGTCGCGTGTCGGGGTGAAGTATTTGTTGCTGTTGAACTTCACGCCCTTGCGCAGCGTAAAGGTGTAGGTTTTGCCATCCGGGCTGATGGTCCACTCGGTCGCCAGTGAGGGCGCCGGGGTTTTATCGCTTTCACGCAGCGTCAGCAGGCGGTTGTACAGCACCTGCGAGGTGGCGATAAAGGTGGTGCCGGAGCTGGAAAGCTGCGGGTTGAAAGATTCGGGCGAGGCTACGGTGCAGTAGACCAGGGTATCCGTGGCGGCCAGTGCGCTGCCCGCCGTCAACAGGCCGGTTCCTGCCAACAACAGACCCGCAGTGCTTTGTTTTAAACGCATAAAATGGATGGCTCCCTCAGGTTGATTGAGGACACTGCCGCCGCTGTGGCATTCAGGCAGCCCTCAATTTAAATATAAGTGATTGATCGCGAATATGGGAACTGGGGAATGACGATTGATCGGCGGTCGCAGACCGGCCGGGCGTCAAGATAGCCGATGAAATTGTATGCTTAGGTAAATAACCCCGCTTTTCCGGTTGTCTGACAAAAATGTTATCGACGGGTCACTTTGGGGTAAGCAACCCCCACTTAGAATCACCTCACCAGGCAGAACCTGGTCTGGTCAATCCAATGAGGTGGTTATATGAAAGCGATTAAATATGTCATGGCGGCGTTTATCCTGGCGATGGTGTCCACCAGCAGCTTTGCGGCCAACAGCGTCAGTTCCGAGCAGGGGCTGACTAAAATCGGCGTGGTCTCCGCCAGCGGAGCACTGACGCTCTCAGGGCTGGAAAAGCAATTGGCGAAGAAAGCCGATCGGGCCGGAGCCAGTTCATACCGCATTATTTCCGCCAGCGGGGGCAATAAACTGCACGGCGTGGCGGTAATTTACCAATAATGGCAGGTGCATGCCGTTAGAACGGGGCGGTACTTGCTTTTACCGCCCCAGAAGGTCCCTGTTTTGTTGATTTTGAGCCCCCATAGTCCCGCCATTTAGCCCTCGATCACTCCTCAACCGCACTCTCCCCGTCAAGTAAGTTTGCAGCATGAACAGGTTGTTCTATATTCATGAAAATGATAATAAGTGTTATTATCATTTTCATTTGTAACCGAACCGAAACATCTTCAGTGCGTTGCCCTGGCCTTGGAAAAGGCGGCTGCGCCATCTCGCTTTACGTGCGCCAGGGAGGTCAGGCACGCCAACCACAACACAATAATAAGGATCACGCCGGGCAGCCCATGGGCTGGTCATCCAGTCGTGTCCGCCATTTACCCCGTTTTTGGTCGTTATCGGCGGCAGCGGGGTTTTCGCTTCCGTTGTTTCAACATTTGTTTATGGCTTATCAAAGGTAGGTAACATGTCGGAAACTGTTTTGGCTACTGAATG contains:
- the cybB gene encoding cytochrome b561, which codes for MPMQIRLHWLVAILLVVTCTTIELRGLAVPGTPVWYVLVVTHFSCGVTVFVLMIARLFLRWRHTSPAIEPKPAKWQTGAAHLVHSLIYLLLLTLPILGVYSRYLGGKEWFLFGLPMPFAEIADRPQARTIIGWHKTLAAFGYWLIGLHAAAALFHHYIVKDNALVRMLPWLNKR
- a CDS encoding ABC transporter substrate-binding protein; amino-acid sequence: MRLKQSTAGLLLAGTGLLTAGSALAATDTLVYCTVASPESFNPQLSSSGTTFIATSQVLYNRLLTLRESDKTPAPSLATEWTISPDGKTYTFTLRKGVKFNSNKYFTPTRDFNAEDVVFTVMRQKDPNHPYHKVSGGNYEYFTDTGLDKLITKVEAVDNDHVRFTLSQPNAAFLADWTMDFASILSAEYADAMLKKGTPEYVDNWPIGTGPFALQQYKQDSLIRYIANPHYWQGEVASKHLIFSITPNPETRLAKLKTNECQIIPAPLAEQFDAIKSDKNLQLHNIDGLNVGYLAFNTQKKPFDNVLVRQALSYAVDKKAIVAAVFKDSGTPAYSILPPGMLGYNDKLPEYAYNPEKARELLKQAGLEKGFETDIWSMPVARPYNPNSRRIAQMIQNDWAKVGVKAKIVTWEWGQYLAGLRKGEQQSALYGWMSDNGDPDNFATLLNCAGVQTGANAARWCDSSYDKLIQQAIQVSVPAERAKLYQQAQVIFAQQAPLLPLANGKVFYATRSNVSGYVVDVNGSDFAKAKIN
- the bhsA gene encoding multiple stress resistance protein BhsA, whose protein sequence is MKAIKYVMAAFILAMVSTSSFAANSVSSEQGLTKIGVVSASGALTLSGLEKQLAKKADRAGASSYRIISASGGNKLHGVAVIYQ